One genomic region from Streptomyces sp. NBC_00582 encodes:
- a CDS encoding phosphotransferase family protein, translating into MPVPPTSGRLQWTDVPAPLRARLEDALGAPVTDTVTPGGGFGHQLAAALTLKGGRRVFVKAAPDDDRLTAANTHEAAVLAVLPPGAPAPDLLGIHHAADWTAVVIAHLDGPHPDLSPASADAEQTWALLDNLTFNPAPAPYVAAVSTTPSTTAALHGWDELLADPPADLAPAARDRLEQLAELEAAWPGLAHGDRIVHGDLRADNMVRDHHLGVTFVDWAHATTGPACIDAASLAPQLILAGHTPADVARLLRDHPATASSPETTTAFLAALTGHWHRNARQPAPPGAPGLRAYQHRAAAAGLALLSHRLS; encoded by the coding sequence ATGCCTGTACCGCCCACCAGCGGCCGTCTGCAATGGACCGACGTCCCCGCGCCCCTGCGTGCCCGCCTCGAGGACGCCCTGGGCGCACCCGTCACCGACACGGTCACCCCCGGAGGCGGCTTCGGCCACCAGCTGGCCGCCGCGCTCACCCTGAAGGGCGGCCGCCGGGTCTTCGTCAAAGCGGCCCCCGACGACGACCGGCTCACCGCCGCCAACACCCACGAGGCCGCCGTCCTCGCCGTGTTGCCACCCGGCGCCCCGGCCCCGGACCTGCTGGGCATCCACCACGCCGCTGACTGGACCGCTGTCGTCATCGCCCACCTGGACGGCCCGCACCCCGACCTCTCCCCGGCCTCCGCCGACGCCGAACAGACCTGGGCGCTGCTGGACAATCTCACCTTCAACCCCGCCCCGGCCCCGTACGTCGCGGCGGTGAGCACCACACCCTCCACCACGGCGGCCCTGCACGGCTGGGACGAACTGCTCGCCGATCCGCCGGCCGACCTCGCCCCCGCCGCCCGTGACCGCCTGGAGCAGCTCGCCGAACTCGAGGCGGCCTGGCCCGGCCTCGCCCACGGCGACCGCATCGTCCACGGCGACCTGCGGGCCGACAACATGGTCCGCGACCACCACCTTGGCGTGACCTTCGTGGACTGGGCACACGCCACCACCGGCCCGGCCTGCATCGACGCGGCCTCCCTCGCCCCGCAGCTCATCCTCGCCGGACACACGCCCGCCGACGTCGCCCGGCTGCTCCGCGACCATCCCGCCACCGCCAGCAGCCCCGAGACCACCACCGCGTTCCTCGCCGCGCTCACCGGCCACTGGCACCGCAACGCCCGCCAGCCCGCACCCCCCGGCGCCCCCGGACTGCGCGCCTACCAGCACCGCGCGGCGGCAGCCGGCCTCGCGCTCCTCAGCCACCGCCTGAGCTGA
- a CDS encoding aminotransferase-like domain-containing protein produces the protein MQPDEPSRRGADPWLGHYAQRAAGMVASEVRALFAVASRPEIVSLAGGMPNVSALPMDAVATLMADLVTERGPVALQYGSAQGDPSLRETICTVMAEEGIDAHPDDVVVTVGSQQALDLVARVFLDPGDTVVTEGPTYVTALGTFAAYQARAVHVDMDERGVLPEALAETFARLERAGRPAKLFYTVPTFQNPAGVTLAAERRLRVLEVCRRAGVLVLEDNPYGLLHLEGEPMRALRADAPADVVYLGSFSKTLAPGLRVGWALAPSAVRDKLVLAAESAMLSHSAFAQLAVDRYLRTQPWQEQLKAFREMYRERRDAMLGSLEQHMPAGVSWTKPGGGFFVWVTLPEGLDSKAMLPRAVQARVAYVPGTGFYADGAGRRAMRLSYCYPPPERIREGVGTLAKVIGTELELWETFGTTAHPHSPGPQTPGPDHS, from the coding sequence ATGCAGCCTGATGAACCATCCCGGCGGGGTGCCGATCCATGGCTCGGCCACTACGCGCAGCGGGCGGCGGGGATGGTCGCGTCCGAGGTGCGGGCCCTGTTCGCGGTGGCGTCGCGCCCTGAGATCGTGTCACTGGCTGGCGGGATGCCCAACGTGAGCGCGCTGCCCATGGACGCCGTCGCCACGCTGATGGCCGACCTCGTGACGGAGCGGGGGCCGGTCGCGCTGCAGTACGGATCCGCCCAGGGAGATCCGAGCCTGCGGGAGACGATCTGCACGGTGATGGCCGAAGAGGGCATCGACGCTCACCCGGATGACGTGGTGGTCACCGTCGGCTCGCAGCAGGCGCTGGACCTGGTGGCGCGCGTGTTCCTCGATCCAGGCGACACGGTGGTCACCGAGGGCCCGACGTATGTCACCGCGCTGGGGACGTTCGCCGCGTACCAGGCCCGCGCCGTCCACGTCGACATGGATGAACGGGGCGTGCTGCCCGAGGCGTTGGCGGAGACGTTCGCCCGGCTGGAGCGCGCCGGGCGGCCGGCGAAGCTGTTCTACACGGTGCCCACCTTCCAGAACCCGGCCGGGGTCACACTGGCTGCCGAGCGGCGTTTACGCGTCCTGGAGGTGTGCCGCCGGGCCGGGGTGCTGGTTCTGGAGGACAACCCCTACGGGCTGCTGCACCTGGAGGGCGAGCCGATGCGGGCCCTGCGCGCCGACGCCCCCGCGGACGTCGTCTATCTGGGCTCGTTCTCCAAGACCCTGGCGCCGGGGCTGCGGGTGGGCTGGGCGCTGGCGCCGTCGGCGGTGCGGGACAAGCTGGTGCTGGCCGCGGAGAGCGCGATGCTGTCCCACTCCGCTTTTGCCCAGCTCGCCGTGGACCGGTACCTGCGCACCCAGCCGTGGCAGGAGCAGCTGAAGGCCTTCCGGGAGATGTACCGGGAACGGCGCGATGCGATGCTCGGCTCCCTTGAACAGCACATGCCGGCGGGGGTGTCGTGGACAAAGCCGGGCGGCGGGTTCTTCGTCTGGGTGACGCTGCCTGAGGGGCTGGACTCGAAGGCCATGCTGCCCCGGGCGGTCCAGGCGAGGGTGGCCTACGTGCCGGGCACCGGCTTCTACGCTGACGGCGCCGGCCGCCGGGCCATGCGCCTGTCGTACTGCTATCCGCCACCCGAGCGCATCCGCGAGGGCGTAGGAACCCTGGCCAAGGTGATCGGCACCGAGCTGGAGCTGTGGGAGACCTTCGGCACCACCGCCCACCCGCACAGCCCGGGACCGCAGACCCCGGGACCGGACCACTCCTGA